From a single Enterobacteriaceae endosymbiont of Donacia bicoloricornis genomic region:
- the rpsN gene encoding 30S ribosomal protein S14 yields MTKESIKARELKRIKLGKKFFLKRKKLKKIILNINTTDKDRWNAVFKLQSLPRDSSLSRQRNRCKITGRPHAFLRKFGLSRIKLREAAMKGDIPGLKKSSW; encoded by the coding sequence ATGACTAAAGAATCTATTAAAGCACGTGAATTAAAAAGAATTAAACTAGGAAAAAAATTTTTTTTAAAAAGAAAAAAATTAAAAAAAATTATTTTAAATATAAATACTACTGATAAAGATCGTTGGAATGCTGTATTTAAATTACAATCCTTACCAAGAGATTCTAGTTTATCAAGACAAAGAAATAGATGTAAAATAACTGGACGACCACATGCTTTTTTAAGAAAATTTGGACTAAGTAGAATTAAATTAAGAGAAGCAGCAATGAAAGGAGATATTCCAGGATTAAAAAAATCTAGTTGGTAA
- the rplE gene encoding 50S ribosomal protein L5 produces the protein MSKLYNYYKHKVRKKLMLKFKYKSIMQVPCIKKITLNMGVGKVISDKKYLDNAINDLTIISGQKPIKTKSHKSIAAFKIRKGYPIGCKVTLRKKKMWNFFERLLWIVIPRIRDFRGLSKKSFDKDGNYSIGIKEQIIFPEINFDKIDRIRGLNITITTNNISKAESYSLFKEFKFPFRS, from the coding sequence ATGTCAAAATTATATAATTATTATAAACATAAAGTAAGAAAAAAATTGATGCTAAAATTTAAATATAAATCTATTATGCAAGTTCCTTGTATAAAAAAAATTACTTTAAATATGGGAGTTGGGAAAGTAATATCTGATAAAAAATATTTAGATAATGCAATAAATGATTTAACTATTATTAGTGGACAAAAACCAATAAAAACAAAATCACATAAATCAATAGCTGCTTTTAAAATAAGAAAAGGATATCCAATAGGATGTAAAGTTACTTTAAGAAAAAAAAAAATGTGGAATTTTTTTGAACGTTTACTATGGATAGTTATTCCTAGAATTAGAGATTTTAGAGGATTATCTAAAAAATCTTTTGATAAAGATGGTAATTATAGTATAGGAATAAAAGAACAAATAATTTTTCCAGAAATTAATTTCGATAAAATCGATCGTATTCGTGGATTAAATATTACAATTACAACTAATAATATTTCAAAAGCAGAAAGTTATTCTTTATTTAAAGAATTTAAATTCCCATTTAGATCATAA
- the rplX gene encoding 50S ribosomal protein L24 — protein MIHKFRCNDEVIILAGKDKGKKGKIKFFIKKELVIIKGINIVKKHSKPNPAISHTGGILEKEAGIHISNIAIFNKNTGKADRIKIKNNKGIKKRFFRSNNKNIK, from the coding sequence ATGATACACAAATTTCGTTGTAATGATGAAGTAATAATTTTGGCAGGTAAGGATAAAGGAAAAAAAGGAAAAATTAAATTTTTTATAAAAAAAGAATTAGTAATAATTAAAGGAATTAATATAGTTAAAAAACATAGTAAACCTAATCCTGCGATATCGCATACAGGAGGTATTTTAGAAAAAGAAGCTGGAATTCATATATCTAATATTGCTATTTTTAATAAAAATACAGGTAAAGCTGATCGTATTAAAATTAAAAATAATAAAGGAATAAAAAAAAGATTTTTTAGATCTAATAATAAAAATATAAAATAA
- the rplN gene encoding 50S ribosomal protein L14: MIQEHTILNIADNSGAKSVMCIKVLGGSRRRYANIGDIIKVTVKDAIPRGKVKKGDVLKAVIVRTKKGIRRSDGSIIRFDHNSCVLLNDTNEQLIGTRIFGPITRELRHEKFMKIISLAPEVI; encoded by the coding sequence ATGATACAAGAACATACTATATTAAATATAGCAGATAATTCTGGAGCTAAAAGTGTTATGTGTATAAAAGTTTTAGGTGGATCAAGACGTCGTTATGCAAATATTGGAGATATAATTAAAGTCACTGTAAAAGATGCTATTCCTAGAGGAAAAGTTAAAAAAGGTGATGTATTAAAAGCAGTAATTGTTAGAACAAAAAAAGGGATAAGACGCTCTGATGGTTCTATCATAAGATTTGATCATAATTCATGTGTATTATTAAATGATACTAATGAACAATTAATTGGTACAAGGATTTTTGGTCCTATTACTAGAGAATTACGACATGAAAAATTTATGAAAATTATTTCATTAGCTCCTGAAGTTATTTAA
- the rpsQ gene encoding 30S ribosomal protein S17: MQKKIKILKGKVISNKMQKSIIVSINRLIKHPIYGKYINRTTKLHVHDEKNICNIGDFVEIKECRPLSKTKSWILVNIIKKSII; this comes from the coding sequence ATGCAAAAGAAAATAAAAATTTTAAAAGGAAAGGTAATAAGTAATAAAATGCAAAAATCAATAATTGTCAGTATTAATAGATTAATAAAACATCCTATATATGGTAAATATATTAATCGTACAACAAAATTACATGTTCATGATGAAAAAAATATATGTAATATTGGTGATTTTGTTGAAATTAAAGAATGCCGTCCATTATCAAAAACTAAATCTTGGATTTTAGTTAATATTATAAAAAAATCAATAATATAA
- the rpmC gene encoding 50S ribosomal protein L29 encodes MKIHDILKKNNKDLENELLSLSREQFNLKIQLTSGNLKQTHLLKKSRRNIAKIKTILSQRKGKITKLCKRK; translated from the coding sequence ATGAAAATACATGATATTTTAAAAAAAAATAATAAAGATTTAGAAAATGAGTTATTAAGTTTGTCTAGAGAACAATTTAATTTAAAAATACAATTAACATCTGGTAATTTAAAACAAACTCATTTACTTAAAAAATCTAGAAGAAATATTGCAAAAATAAAAACAATCTTATCTCAAAGAAAAGGAAAAATAACAAAATTATGCAAAAGAAAATAA
- the rplP gene encoding 50S ribosomal protein L16, which yields MLQPKRTKFRKMHKGRNRGVIIGMNINFGSYGIKAINRGRITSKQIESARRAISHSMKRQGKIWIRIFPDKPITEKPLEVRMGKGKGNVEYWVALIQPGRILYEIDGISEIIARKALKLGAAKLPIKTIFLTK from the coding sequence ATGTTACAACCAAAACGTACAAAATTTAGAAAAATGCATAAAGGTAGAAATCGTGGTGTCATCATAGGAATGAATATTAATTTTGGAAGTTATGGTATTAAGGCAATAAATAGAGGAAGAATTACATCTAAACAAATAGAATCTGCAAGAAGAGCGATTAGTCATTCAATGAAAAGACAAGGAAAAATATGGATTAGAATTTTCCCAGATAAACCTATAACAGAAAAGCCTTTAGAAGTAAGGATGGGGAAAGGTAAAGGTAATGTAGAATATTGGGTAGCTTTAATTCAGCCTGGTAGAATTTTATATGAAATTGATGGAATATCTGAAATTATAGCACGTAAAGCACTTAAATTAGGTGCTGCAAAATTACCTATTAAAACTATTTTTTTAACAAAATAA
- the rpsC gene encoding 30S ribosomal protein S3: MGQKTHPNGLRLGITKIWNSIWFANTKNYANYLYSDLQVREFLNKKLIKASVSKIIIERPSKSIRVNIHTARPGIVIGKKGEDVEKLRKIISKITGVPAQVNITEVRKPELEAKLVADIISAQLEKRIMFRRAMKRAVQNAMRLGAKGVKVEVSGRLGGAEIARTEWYREGRVPLHTLRADIDFSLSEANTTYGIIGVKVWIFKGEILKNTFKKKLIFTKSITHHPQPYRLQRNKGRK, encoded by the coding sequence ATGGGGCAAAAAACACATCCTAATGGATTAAGATTAGGAATTACAAAAATATGGAATTCTATATGGTTTGCAAATACAAAAAATTATGCAAATTATTTATACAGTGATTTACAAGTCAGAGAATTTTTAAATAAAAAATTAATAAAGGCTTCTGTATCTAAAATTATTATAGAAAGACCATCAAAAAGTATTAGGGTTAATATACATACTGCACGTCCTGGTATTGTAATTGGTAAAAAAGGAGAAGATGTAGAAAAACTTAGAAAAATAATTTCTAAAATTACAGGAGTCCCTGCTCAAGTAAATATAACAGAAGTTAGAAAACCAGAATTAGAAGCAAAATTAGTAGCTGATATAATTTCAGCACAATTAGAAAAAAGAATAATGTTTAGAAGAGCCATGAAAAGAGCTGTACAAAATGCTATGAGATTAGGTGCTAAAGGAGTAAAAGTAGAAGTAAGTGGACGCTTAGGTGGTGCAGAAATTGCACGTACAGAATGGTATAGAGAAGGCAGAGTGCCATTACATACTTTAAGAGCAGATATTGATTTTAGCTTATCAGAAGCAAATACTACTTATGGAATAATAGGAGTAAAAGTATGGATTTTTAAAGGAGAGATATTAAAAAATACTTTTAAAAAAAAATTAATTTTTACAAAATCTATTACACATCATCCACAACCTTATAGGTTACAACGTAATAAAGGACGTAAATAA
- the rplV gene encoding 50S ribosomal protein L22, whose protein sequence is MEILAKYKYAPSSAQKLRLVANIIRGNNISKALDILNFSNKKSAFLIKKVLNSAIANAEHNYGLDIDSLFIFKIFIDLGTNIKRIMPRAKGRSDRILKYTSHITIVLSDKIIGEKN, encoded by the coding sequence ATGGAAATTCTTGCAAAATATAAATATGCTCCTTCTTCTGCACAAAAATTAAGATTGGTAGCTAATATTATTAGAGGTAATAATATCTCTAAAGCTTTAGATATATTAAATTTTTCTAATAAAAAATCAGCTTTTTTAATTAAAAAAGTATTAAATTCAGCTATAGCTAATGCTGAACATAATTATGGATTAGATATTGATAGTTTATTTATATTTAAAATCTTTATAGATTTAGGTACAAATATAAAACGTATTATGCCTCGTGCTAAAGGTCGTTCAGACCGAATTTTAAAATATACAAGTCATATTACTATTGTGTTATCAGATAAAATAATTGGGGAAAAAAATTAA
- the rpsS gene encoding 30S ribosomal protein S19, giving the protein MPRSLKKGPFIDQHLLKKVEKSIKNKDKKPLRTWSRRSTIFPNMIGLTIAVHNGRQHVPIYILDEMVGHKLGEFAPTRTYRGHTADKKIKKTLKK; this is encoded by the coding sequence ATGCCACGTTCTTTAAAAAAAGGTCCTTTTATTGATCAACATTTATTAAAAAAAGTTGAAAAATCAATAAAAAATAAAGATAAAAAACCATTACGGACATGGTCCAGGCGTTCAACTATTTTTCCTAATATGATTGGATTAACCATTGCTGTACATAATGGTAGACAACATGTTCCAATATATATTTTAGATGAAATGGTTGGTCATAAGTTAGGTGAATTTGCACCAACACGTACATATAGAGGACATACAGCTGATAAAAAAATTAAAAAAACTTTAAAAAAATAA
- the rplB gene encoding 50S ribosomal protein L2, with product MIVKKYNPTSPGRRHMIKVINRHLYKGRPFSSKVEKKNKTGGRNNNGRITTRHIGGGHKKLYRIVDFKRNKDNIPAIVERIEYDPNRSAHIALIKYKDGEKKYILSPKNLKVGDIVESGINVNIRIGNTLPLNNIPVGTILHNVEMKPGKGGQIARAAGTYVQLIAKEGTYITLRLKSGEIRKILSNCRATLGEIGNNEHMLKTFGKAGAKRWKGIRPTVRGTAMNPIDHPHGGGEGKNFGKHPVTPWGIQTKGKKTRKNKRTDKYIIKNRNK from the coding sequence ATGATAGTAAAAAAATATAATCCGACATCTCCTGGTAGACGTCACATGATTAAGGTTATTAATCGTCATTTATATAAAGGAAGACCTTTTTCTTCTAAAGTCGAAAAAAAAAATAAAACAGGAGGAAGAAATAATAATGGTCGTATTACAACTCGTCATATTGGAGGAGGTCATAAAAAATTATATCGTATTGTAGATTTTAAAAGAAATAAAGATAATATTCCTGCTATAGTAGAACGTATTGAATATGATCCAAATCGTTCAGCTCATATTGCATTAATTAAATATAAAGATGGAGAAAAAAAATATATTTTATCTCCTAAAAATCTTAAAGTTGGTGATATTGTAGAATCAGGAATAAATGTTAATATTAGAATCGGCAATACATTACCTTTAAACAATATTCCTGTTGGAACTATTTTACATAATGTTGAAATGAAACCAGGAAAAGGTGGACAAATAGCAAGAGCAGCAGGAACATATGTGCAATTAATTGCAAAAGAAGGAACTTACATAACTTTAAGATTAAAATCAGGAGAAATTCGTAAAATTTTATCTAATTGTAGAGCTACATTAGGAGAAATAGGGAATAATGAACATATGTTAAAAACTTTTGGTAAGGCAGGAGCAAAAAGATGGAAAGGAATTAGGCCTACAGTTAGAGGAACAGCTATGAATCCTATAGATCATCCTCATGGTGGAGGAGAAGGTAAAAATTTTGGGAAACATCCCGTAACCCCATGGGGAATACAGACTAAAGGAAAAAAAACAAGAAAAAATAAAAGAACAGATAAATATATTATTAAAAATCGTAACAAATAA
- the rplW gene encoding 50S ribosomal protein L23, whose product MIFKDHDFKIIKGTHISEKSSFVTEKTNTLIIKVLKKATKIDIKKAIKKIFNIKVKHVNTLIVKGKKKKNKRYNYKRSNWKKAYIILEKNQKIDFNINKNL is encoded by the coding sequence ATGATTTTTAAAGATCATGATTTTAAAATCATAAAAGGAACACATATTTCTGAAAAATCTTCTTTTGTTACAGAAAAAACAAATACTTTAATTATAAAAGTTTTAAAAAAAGCAACAAAAATAGATATTAAAAAAGCAATAAAAAAAATTTTTAATATAAAAGTTAAACATGTTAATACTTTAATTGTTAAAGGTAAAAAAAAGAAAAACAAAAGATATAATTATAAACGTAGTAATTGGAAAAAAGCATATATAATTTTAGAAAAAAATCAAAAAATTGATTTTAATATCAACAAAAATTTATAA
- the rplD gene encoding 50S ribosomal protein L4 — MEIITEDTKDIVIVSDNIFNRNYNKSLIHQLVESYRTIGRQGTKAQKTRGEVKGSSRKPWKQKGTGKARAGSFKSPIWRSGGVTFATKNKIYNKKINKKMFRNALKSILSKLIKEKRLILVKNFTINQPKTKILIEKLKKYLSHKIMIITTFIDQNLFLASRNLYNIKIKNSININPIYLINANKIIITVNAIKHIEEILK; from the coding sequence ATGGAAATTATAACAGAAGATACTAAAGATATAGTTATAGTTTCAGATAATATTTTTAATAGGAATTATAACAAATCATTAATACATCAATTAGTAGAATCATATAGAACAATAGGCAGACAGGGTACTAAAGCACAAAAAACAAGAGGAGAAGTAAAAGGATCAAGTAGAAAACCCTGGAAACAAAAAGGTACAGGTAAAGCTAGAGCAGGATCTTTTAAAAGCCCAATTTGGCGTTCTGGAGGTGTTACTTTTGCAACAAAAAATAAAATATACAATAAAAAAATTAATAAAAAAATGTTTCGTAACGCATTAAAAAGCATTTTGTCAAAATTAATTAAAGAAAAAAGATTAATTTTAGTAAAAAATTTTACTATTAATCAACCAAAAACTAAAATATTAATTGAAAAATTAAAAAAATATTTATCTCATAAAATAATGATTATTACAACATTTATTGATCAAAATTTATTTTTGGCATCAAGGAATTTATATAATATCAAAATTAAAAATTCTATCAATATAAATCCTATTTATTTAATAAATGCTAATAAGATTATTATAACCGTTAATGCTATTAAACATATAGAAGAGATATTAAAATGA
- the rplC gene encoding 50S ribosomal protein L3, with amino-acid sequence MIGLIGKKMGMTRIFTKEGLSIPITVIHFDTIRITQIKTILNDGYNAIQMTTGFKKTSRINKAEMGHFLKAQTEAGYILWEYRLKKNNLEKFYVGQKINIDIFKQIIKVDITGISKGKGFSGTVKRWNFKTQDASHGNSLSHRVPGSIGQNQTPGRVFKGKKMAGQLGNKKITIQNLHIIKLNTIKNLLLIKGAVPGYTGSNVIVKPAVKNLI; translated from the coding sequence ATGATTGGATTAATAGGGAAAAAAATGGGTATGACTCGAATTTTTACTAAAGAAGGTTTATCCATTCCAATAACTGTTATACATTTTGATACAATTCGTATTACTCAAATTAAGACAATTTTAAATGATGGATATAATGCAATTCAAATGACTACAGGATTTAAAAAAACAAGTCGTATTAATAAAGCTGAAATGGGACATTTTTTAAAAGCACAAACAGAAGCAGGATATATTTTATGGGAATATCGTCTTAAAAAAAATAATCTTGAAAAATTTTATGTAGGACAAAAAATTAATATTGATATTTTTAAACAAATAATAAAAGTAGATATTACTGGAATATCTAAAGGAAAAGGATTTTCAGGAACTGTAAAAAGATGGAATTTTAAAACTCAAGATGCAAGTCATGGAAATTCTCTCTCACATAGAGTTCCTGGATCTATTGGACAAAATCAAACTCCTGGAAGGGTATTTAAAGGTAAAAAAATGGCTGGACAATTAGGTAATAAAAAAATTACTATTCAAAATTTACATATAATAAAATTAAACACTATAAAAAATTTATTACTTATAAAAGGAGCTGTTCCTGGATATACTGGGAGTAATGTTATTGTTAAACCAGCAGTAAAAAATTTAATTTAA
- the rpsJ gene encoding 30S ribosomal protein S10: MQNQRIRIRLKAFDHRLIDQSTAEIVETAKRTGAQVRGPIPLPTRKEKFTILISPHVDKDARDQYEIRTHKRLVDIIEPTEKTVDALMRLDLAAGVDVQISLG, translated from the coding sequence ATGCAGAACCAAAGAATCCGTATTCGTCTAAAAGCTTTTGATCATCGTTTAATTGATCAATCAACAGCCGAAATTGTTGAAACAGCTAAACGTACTGGTGCTCAAGTTCGTGGTCCAATACCTTTGCCTACTCGCAAAGAAAAATTTACAATATTAATATCACCTCATGTTGATAAAGATGCAAGAGATCAATATGAAATCAGAACTCATAAACGTTTAGTTGATATTATAGAACCAACAGAAAAAACTGTAGATGCATTAATGAGATTAGATTTAGCTGCAGGTGTTGATGTACAAATAAGTTTAGGTTAA
- the ruvX gene encoding Holliday junction resolvase RuvX, producing the protein MNEQHNNNITLLAFDYGVRNIGVAVGHSLIRIAHKLKVIKNKKIGNIDWMKFDDLINQWKPKKIIVGLPLKMDGSQQYTTVLAKNFAFNIKKKFNIEIIFHDERLSTVEAKYILFSKGGWKKLKTDDINSLSACIILQSWFENN; encoded by the coding sequence ATGAATGAACAACATAATAATAACATAACATTATTAGCCTTTGATTATGGTGTTAGAAATATAGGAGTTGCAGTAGGACATAGTTTAATTCGTATAGCACATAAATTAAAAGTTATAAAAAATAAAAAAATAGGAAATATTGATTGGATGAAATTTGATGATTTAATTAATCAGTGGAAACCTAAAAAAATTATAGTTGGATTACCATTAAAAATGGATGGAAGCCAACAATATACTACTGTTTTAGCTAAAAATTTTGCTTTTAATATAAAAAAAAAATTTAATATAGAAATAATTTTTCATGATGAAAGATTAAGTACAGTTGAAGCTAAATATATTTTGTTTTCAAAAGGAGGTTGGAAAAAATTAAAAACAGATGATATTAATTCATTATCAGCATGTATTATTTTACAAAGTTGGTTTGAAAATAATTAA